A window of the Mesotoga prima MesG1.Ag.4.2 genome harbors these coding sequences:
- a CDS encoding RsmE family RNA methyltransferase, with protein MPNAFFVLPEDNRVILDGGETKHLRVTRAKPGDELTGIDGRGTVYRFLLEELGKSSASGTVVEREYVERDGKSITVAVAATKWPRLHILIEKATELGVDRIELFNSLRSVSRVDETKLTKFNAVAREAAKQSVNPYIPEITVSQTLPLEGSYNLLLEFGGRPLLEVEEKLACERKLRLIVGPEGGFAPEEIKDISTRCTPVSLGRRTLRVETSVIVVLGIINYRLGRM; from the coding sequence TTGCCTAATGCCTTCTTCGTCCTGCCTGAAGACAACAGAGTCATTCTAGACGGCGGTGAAACCAAACATCTGAGAGTGACGAGAGCAAAACCCGGTGATGAACTGACAGGCATTGATGGGAGAGGTACCGTTTACAGATTTCTTCTCGAAGAACTCGGGAAATCATCTGCTTCGGGAACTGTAGTCGAGCGAGAGTACGTTGAGAGAGACGGGAAGAGTATTACTGTAGCCGTGGCAGCGACAAAGTGGCCACGGCTTCATATTTTGATAGAGAAAGCAACCGAACTGGGAGTCGACAGAATCGAGTTGTTCAATAGCCTTAGATCGGTTTCAAGAGTTGATGAAACTAAGCTGACTAAGTTCAATGCGGTCGCAAGGGAAGCGGCCAAGCAGAGTGTTAATCCTTACATTCCCGAGATTACTGTATCCCAGACACTTCCTCTAGAAGGATCATACAACCTGCTTCTGGAATTCGGCGGCAGACCTTTATTAGAAGTGGAAGAAAAACTCGCTTGTGAAAGAAAACTGCGACTGATAGTGGGACCCGAAGGGGGCTTCGCGCCGGAGGAGATAAAAGACATCTCGACCCGATGTACGCCCGTTTCGTTGGGAAGAAGGACTCTGAGAGTCGAGACAAGCGTGATTGTAGTACTCGGAATCATAAACTATCGTCTCGGCAGGATGTAG
- the serS gene encoding serine--tRNA ligase, whose amino-acid sequence MIDVRLIRENPEIVRRALECRQMTSELLDEIVYLESKRREALQVVEQKKAERNSISSEIARAKASKDVSLSLSLMERAKEISSEVKELDLQTSQIEEELKKKLLYLPNIPSSTTPVGKSEEDNVVIRMWGEPRKVDFEIRPHWDYGPETGLIDFERAAKISGARFTILRRDFARLERAIANFMLDLHHSKGYEEVALPFMVKRDTMQATGQLPKFEEEAYRIDPDDMFMIPTAEVPLVSQHMDEILEGDLPKKYTAYSACFRREAGSYGKDVRGMIRVHQFDKVELVWFTHPDDSYDALENLTADAEDVLRKLELPYRVVSLCTGDIGFAAAKTYDLEVWLPSYNTYREISSCSNVEDFQPRRANIRFRDVDNKLKFVHCLNGSGLAVGRTLVAIVENYQRRDGKIDVPKALVPYMRQEVIG is encoded by the coding sequence ATGATTGACGTAAGGTTGATTCGAGAAAACCCCGAAATTGTGAGGAGGGCCCTTGAGTGCAGGCAGATGACCTCGGAGCTGCTGGATGAGATAGTCTATCTGGAATCAAAGAGGAGAGAGGCGCTGCAGGTCGTTGAACAGAAAAAGGCCGAGAGAAACAGTATATCTTCGGAGATTGCCCGAGCCAAAGCTAGCAAAGACGTAAGCCTTTCGCTTTCCCTTATGGAAAGGGCAAAAGAAATCTCATCTGAAGTTAAGGAACTTGATCTCCAAACTTCTCAGATAGAAGAAGAACTGAAGAAAAAGCTTCTCTATCTACCCAATATTCCTTCGTCGACCACACCTGTTGGCAAGAGTGAGGAAGATAACGTCGTCATCAGGATGTGGGGAGAACCGAGAAAGGTCGACTTTGAAATCCGACCTCACTGGGACTACGGCCCGGAAACCGGACTTATAGACTTTGAAAGAGCCGCGAAAATATCTGGAGCGAGATTCACGATTCTTAGAAGAGACTTTGCAAGACTTGAGAGGGCAATAGCTAACTTCATGCTGGACCTCCACCACTCAAAGGGGTACGAGGAAGTAGCTCTGCCTTTCATGGTTAAGAGAGATACTATGCAGGCAACGGGCCAACTACCTAAATTTGAGGAGGAGGCCTACAGAATCGACCCGGACGATATGTTCATGATACCAACTGCAGAGGTCCCACTCGTTTCGCAGCACATGGACGAGATCCTCGAAGGTGACCTGCCCAAAAAGTACACGGCGTACAGTGCATGCTTCAGGAGAGAGGCCGGATCGTACGGAAAGGATGTTCGGGGCATGATAAGAGTTCACCAATTTGACAAGGTTGAGCTTGTCTGGTTCACCCATCCCGATGACTCTTACGATGCTCTTGAAAATCTTACGGCCGATGCTGAAGATGTTCTCAGGAAATTGGAGCTTCCTTACCGGGTAGTCTCTCTTTGTACCGGGGATATTGGGTTTGCCGCGGCAAAGACTTATGATCTTGAAGTTTGGTTGCCTTCTTACAACACTTATAGGGAGATTTCCTCCTGCTCAAACGTTGAGGACTTCCAGCCAAGACGAGCCAACATAAGGTTCAGAGATGTTGACAACAAACTGAAGTTTGTACACTGTTTAAATGGTTCTGGACTGGCCGTTGGAAGGACCCTGGTAGCAATAGTCGAGAACTACCAGAGAAGAGACGGAAAGATCGACGTGCCGAAAGCTCTCGTACCATACATGAGGCAGGAGGTAATTGGTTAA
- a CDS encoding LptA/OstA family protein yields the protein MKRRTTLIIGLIVIFLTATIFASTVRIKGDTVLGSLQKEVFTFIGNVFINKDGDIYVETPLATATKGATDWESFVTEGETFVRFQTGEATALSLDYNLENSTGTLFGNVEAVIYSKEEDGKDIFIYETEILNFDQKTEYYEGFAEETAEATPELIFINYKGDLNVDTLYFEYFGDTGLLNLKGNVFVDDFKNSRKIWASELIYDTTDDSFEGKNVEIELVF from the coding sequence ATGAAGAGAAGAACTACCCTGATTATCGGATTGATTGTCATTTTCCTTACCGCAACGATCTTTGCAAGTACCGTGCGAATCAAGGGAGACACAGTGCTTGGATCGCTTCAAAAAGAGGTTTTTACCTTCATCGGGAACGTTTTTATCAATAAGGACGGAGATATTTACGTCGAAACTCCCCTTGCAACGGCCACAAAGGGCGCTACTGATTGGGAGAGCTTCGTAACCGAAGGTGAGACCTTTGTTAGATTCCAGACAGGCGAAGCAACCGCTCTATCCCTCGACTACAATCTGGAGAACTCCACGGGAACTCTTTTCGGAAATGTGGAGGCAGTTATCTATTCAAAGGAAGAGGACGGAAAGGATATATTCATATACGAGACAGAGATTCTTAACTTTGATCAGAAAACGGAATACTATGAAGGTTTTGCTGAAGAAACTGCGGAAGCAACGCCCGAGCTTATCTTCATAAATTACAAGGGAGATTTGAATGTAGACACTCTTTACTTCGAATACTTCGGAGATACCGGCCTTCTGAACCTAAAGGGAAACGTCTTTGTCGATGACTTCAAGAATAGTAGGAAAATCTGGGCCTCCGAACTGATATACGATACGACGGATGATTCATTTGAAGGGAAAAACGTAGAGATAGAGCTTGTTTTTTAG
- a CDS encoding MarR family winged helix-turn-helix transcriptional regulator: MSVGEVKKEDAAILEKNLRTISTRIRREGRKVLRDFPITPAQFDVLQVLFFNGEKRMSDISRWLGITKSTTTGLVKRLIDADLVERRRSDKDRRSYIIDISAAGKTLIEKVIDRRVEYLKSVMTEIKSDQVKELEVIVKNLLEIMDSKKTKD, from the coding sequence ATGTCCGTTGGTGAAGTCAAAAAGGAAGACGCTGCAATTCTTGAGAAGAACCTAAGAACGATTTCCACGAGAATCAGAAGGGAAGGAAGAAAGGTTTTGAGAGACTTCCCGATCACTCCTGCCCAATTCGATGTCCTTCAGGTGCTTTTTTTTAACGGAGAGAAACGGATGAGTGACATCAGTCGCTGGCTTGGAATAACCAAGAGCACGACAACTGGTCTTGTTAAGAGGCTCATCGACGCTGATCTGGTAGAGCGAAGACGTTCCGATAAAGATAGGAGATCGTACATTATCGACATCTCCGCCGCCGGAAAGACACTAATCGAGAAGGTCATCGACAGAAGGGTGGAGTACTTGAAATCTGTAATGACTGAGATCAAGTCCGATCAGGTGAAAGAACTTGAGGTTATTGTTAAGAACCTTCTCGAAATAATGGACAGCAAGAAAACGAAAGACTAA
- a CDS encoding ribonuclease HII → MVMYNFSMKSAKRDLSELVRFDAAYRADHRVIAGVDEAGRGPLAGPVVAAAVIVLNPVDGVYDSKALCRKTRELLFGQILENSIVGIGLCSPEEVDILNVFAATRLAMNRALRILSRKPDYVIVDGKSLRLDISGECIVGGDRRSAAIASASIVAKVFRDRIMDSLDILYPEYGYRNHKGYCTDMHLRALRKYGPTTWHRLTFRPVRELITKERASRWSNESEVSLIRLFRAGLATMEADK, encoded by the coding sequence ATGGTGATGTATAATTTCAGTATGAAATCGGCCAAACGAGATCTATCCGAACTTGTGAGATTTGATGCTGCATACAGAGCTGATCACAGAGTTATTGCGGGGGTGGATGAAGCAGGAAGAGGCCCTCTCGCCGGTCCTGTTGTGGCCGCTGCCGTTATAGTCTTGAATCCCGTCGATGGCGTGTACGATTCGAAGGCTCTATGTAGAAAGACGAGAGAGTTGTTGTTTGGACAAATACTTGAGAATTCTATAGTGGGAATCGGTCTTTGCTCACCTGAGGAGGTTGATATTCTCAATGTCTTTGCGGCTACCAGGTTGGCAATGAACAGAGCATTGAGGATTTTGTCGAGGAAGCCAGACTATGTAATAGTTGATGGAAAGTCGCTTAGACTCGATATAAGCGGTGAATGCATAGTGGGTGGCGATCGAAGAAGTGCAGCGATTGCGAGTGCCTCGATAGTGGCAAAGGTATTCAGAGATCGAATAATGGATTCACTGGACATCTTGTATCCCGAGTACGGTTATAGAAATCACAAAGGTTACTGCACCGATATGCACCTAAGAGCACTTAGAAAGTATGGACCGACCACCTGGCACAGACTGACATTTAGGCCTGTCAGGGAATTGATCACAAAGGAAAGGGCAAGCCGCTGGTCGAATGAGAGTGAAGTGAGCCTTATCAGGCTTTTCAGAGCGGGGCTGGCGACTATGGAGGCCGACAAATGA
- the mazG gene encoding nucleoside triphosphate pyrophosphohydrolase, producing the protein MRNEFDGSEWLRLIKTMKILRSPGGCEWDIEQTHQSLKPYLIEEAYEVLDAIDGGDDKELVEELGDVLLQVVFHAQIAMERKAFTITDVLQVLTDKLIRRHPHVFSDSEGYSYRQWEEIKAKEKAKDSGKSSSIGEINKALPALSLARRVQENASVVGFDWGEIEGPREKLNEEIEELDSAIVEKDKKKIEEEIGDVLFTVTNLSRFLDVDPEVALRKSTEKFLNRFHEMESHIEKHGLDINNMTIDELNHLWEIAKEGTN; encoded by the coding sequence ATGAGGAATGAATTTGACGGAAGTGAATGGTTAAGGCTAATTAAGACAATGAAGATATTGAGGTCACCTGGAGGATGTGAATGGGATATAGAGCAAACTCATCAGTCCCTAAAACCTTACTTGATCGAAGAAGCTTACGAGGTACTCGATGCAATCGATGGCGGAGATGATAAGGAGCTGGTCGAAGAGCTTGGCGATGTCCTTTTGCAGGTTGTTTTTCATGCGCAGATTGCAATGGAAAGAAAGGCCTTCACGATAACGGATGTTCTACAGGTTTTGACGGACAAGTTAATTAGAAGGCATCCCCACGTCTTTTCAGATTCGGAGGGTTACTCATATCGTCAGTGGGAGGAAATAAAGGCAAAGGAAAAAGCTAAAGATTCGGGAAAGAGTTCTTCGATTGGTGAGATAAATAAGGCTCTTCCCGCGCTGAGCTTGGCGAGAAGAGTTCAGGAGAACGCTTCCGTGGTCGGTTTTGATTGGGGAGAAATCGAAGGACCCCGCGAAAAATTGAATGAAGAGATAGAAGAGCTGGACAGCGCGATAGTCGAAAAGGACAAAAAAAAGATCGAAGAGGAGATAGGAGATGTTCTCTTCACGGTCACGAATCTATCTAGATTCCTTGATGTTGATCCCGAAGTGGCTTTGAGAAAATCAACAGAGAAATTCTTGAACCGTTTCCATGAAATGGAGAGTCATATTGAGAAGCATGGCCTTGATATCAACAATATGACCATAGATGAGTTGAATCACCTGTGGGAAATAGCGAAGGAGGGTACAAATTGA
- a CDS encoding SurA N-terminal domain-containing protein, whose product MKKFIAALILLLITAVALSQTETLSETGIAAEVNGEIITMDTFLSKVLPNYTEISKRIEEVDPLFSEMLLNTEAGQKLLEEYERNSLEALIEETLLIQYAKEVGIEADIEALREVVSKSIMDTLTELQIEKSDADLFYVLKGYIDGLSSYEAKVVRDLAYKEVLSSLYEAVTVNATVTEEEIEQYYLANSSRYAVEEERADMKVLLFDSFSEAYSVWKAASRDANPSSVLDTFPEVQSGSYTREEIEALNPELVKSLFKPTEGELLSSVVTLDNKYAVIYLESYSPAGAKGIEDVREEIQGILISEKKDLFWRIWQEQEFKPFKEEAVIKRYYETGGGE is encoded by the coding sequence TTGAAGAAGTTTATCGCTGCCCTGATATTATTATTGATCACTGCAGTAGCGCTTTCGCAGACGGAAACCCTTTCTGAAACAGGTATAGCCGCCGAGGTTAACGGTGAGATCATCACCATGGATACTTTCCTTTCGAAGGTTTTGCCTAACTATACCGAGATATCGAAGAGAATAGAAGAGGTAGATCCTCTTTTTTCGGAAATGCTCCTCAATACTGAAGCGGGTCAGAAACTGCTAGAGGAATACGAAAGAAATTCTCTGGAAGCTCTTATTGAAGAGACTCTTCTAATTCAGTATGCAAAAGAGGTTGGGATCGAAGCCGATATCGAGGCTTTAAGGGAAGTAGTAAGTAAGTCAATCATGGACACACTCACCGAACTTCAGATTGAGAAGTCGGATGCGGACCTTTTCTACGTTCTCAAAGGTTACATCGACGGATTAAGCTCCTATGAGGCGAAGGTGGTCAGAGATCTCGCTTACAAAGAGGTTCTAAGTTCCCTGTATGAAGCCGTTACAGTGAATGCGACAGTCACTGAAGAGGAGATAGAGCAGTACTATCTGGCCAATTCTTCGAGATATGCTGTAGAAGAAGAGAGGGCCGACATGAAGGTGCTTCTCTTTGATTCCTTCTCGGAAGCCTATTCGGTTTGGAAAGCTGCATCCAGGGATGCTAACCCTTCTTCGGTTTTGGATACTTTCCCGGAAGTGCAGTCCGGGAGTTATACGAGAGAAGAAATCGAGGCGCTGAATCCCGAACTTGTGAAATCGCTTTTCAAACCGACAGAAGGTGAGTTGCTTTCTTCCGTGGTGACTCTTGACAATAAGTACGCGGTAATCTATCTCGAATCATATTCTCCTGCAGGAGCAAAGGGCATTGAAGATGTTAGGGAAGAAATACAGGGGATATTGATTTCGGAAAAAAAGGATCTTTTCTGGAGAATCTGGCAGGAACAGGAGTTCAAGCCTTTCAAGGAAGAGGCTGTCATAAAAAGATACTACGAAACGGGTGGAGGAGAATAA
- a CDS encoding metal-sulfur cluster assembly factor, with translation MSVTKEDVMKALGEVYDLEIGFDVVSLGLIYGVELENENDVKVKMTLTTPMCPLAGLMLEDARRKVSEIEGIGDVKMELTFDPPWSPEMASDDVRKILGM, from the coding sequence TTGAGTGTGACAAAAGAAGACGTTATGAAGGCCCTTGGAGAAGTATATGATCTCGAAATAGGGTTCGATGTAGTCTCTCTGGGGTTGATATATGGAGTGGAGCTAGAAAATGAGAACGATGTCAAGGTCAAGATGACTTTGACGACGCCTATGTGTCCTCTTGCCGGACTGATGCTTGAAGATGCAAGGCGAAAGGTCAGCGAGATTGAGGGAATCGGCGATGTGAAGATGGAACTCACTTTTGATCCACCATGGTCACCCGAGATGGCTAGCGACGATGTAAGAAAGATCTTGGGAATGTGA
- the prmC gene encoding peptide chain release factor N(5)-glutamine methyltransferase, whose translation MNLQELIHISKRKLSEAGIENSRFVMMSLFRGVLSLNEADLILDGEKEIESKLSAKYMKAVERVVEGEPIDYVLGFREFFGIRLEVTRSVLIPRNETEELVEIVIDEEKNSKVFADIGTGSGAIACALARNIPSSLVFATDISRDALMLAEKNARTNGIFNIRFIEGDNISGLNDFLDSVEVIVSNPPYVRTGDLDSLDINVRKYEPMVALDGGKDGLDFYREFLKYLPTGKKVYLEISQYEAEGLRELVSDLNGYSCEFKKDLSGNYRFMILRPEV comes from the coding sequence GTGAATCTACAAGAGCTAATCCATATATCGAAAAGAAAGCTTTCGGAGGCGGGAATAGAGAATTCCCGCTTCGTTATGATGTCCCTGTTTAGGGGAGTTCTTTCCTTGAATGAAGCCGATCTGATCCTCGATGGAGAGAAGGAAATCGAATCGAAGTTAAGCGCAAAATATATGAAGGCCGTGGAAAGAGTTGTTGAGGGAGAGCCGATCGACTATGTATTAGGATTCAGAGAATTCTTTGGAATCAGGCTTGAGGTTACAAGGAGTGTTTTGATACCCCGAAATGAAACGGAAGAGCTAGTTGAGATAGTCATCGACGAAGAGAAGAATTCGAAAGTGTTCGCCGATATCGGAACTGGAAGCGGGGCGATAGCCTGTGCTTTGGCCCGCAATATTCCTTCTTCACTGGTCTTTGCAACAGACATCTCTAGAGATGCTCTCATGCTTGCCGAAAAGAATGCCAGAACGAACGGAATATTCAATATTAGATTCATTGAAGGTGACAACATATCAGGACTGAATGACTTTCTAGATTCTGTCGAGGTCATCGTTTCCAACCCACCGTATGTAAGGACGGGGGATTTAGATTCTCTGGACATCAACGTGAGGAAGTACGAACCTATGGTTGCTCTGGATGGAGGAAAAGACGGTCTTGACTTCTACAGGGAGTTTTTAAAATATCTACCAACAGGGAAAAAAGTTTATCTGGAAATATCTCAGTATGAGGCCGAGGGATTAAGAGAGTTAGTTTCTGATCTTAATGGATATTCCTGTGAATTCAAAAAGGATTTGTCTGGAAATTACCGTTTCATGATTCTTCGTCCAGAAGTCTGA
- a CDS encoding NAD-dependent protein deacylase: MSRLSQEARNFISLIRESTCTSVLTGAGISVASGIPDFRSPGGLYSKISPDIFELSSFIEDPARYYRVAKERIHTMSDVSPNATHILLTRLQTLGLIETIITQNIDGLQQKSGAEEVVELHGTVSEFECMQCKRRFTRKEVELLLERSDVPRCDCGGLIKPSIVFFGEMLPQDAIRRAENAALKSDLFIAMGSSLMVYPAAQFPVIAKSSGARVAIVNRDETGLDYLADYIFSVELESFSEEALRLLDEES, from the coding sequence GTGAGTAGACTAAGTCAAGAAGCAAGGAACTTCATTTCACTGATAAGAGAATCGACCTGCACTTCTGTACTAACGGGGGCAGGTATATCTGTCGCTAGCGGCATTCCCGACTTCAGAAGTCCGGGAGGTCTATATAGCAAGATTTCTCCGGACATCTTCGAGCTAAGCTCTTTCATTGAAGATCCGGCAAGGTACTATAGAGTAGCAAAGGAGAGAATACACACTATGTCGGACGTAAGCCCAAACGCTACTCACATTCTCCTCACCAGACTACAAACCCTGGGTCTAATTGAGACGATAATCACGCAAAATATCGATGGACTTCAACAGAAGTCTGGGGCAGAAGAAGTTGTGGAGCTACACGGGACCGTTTCCGAATTCGAATGCATGCAGTGTAAGAGACGGTTTACAAGGAAAGAAGTCGAGTTATTGCTTGAAAGATCCGATGTTCCTAGATGTGATTGCGGTGGCCTGATCAAGCCAAGCATCGTTTTCTTCGGAGAAATGCTACCCCAGGATGCAATAAGAAGAGCCGAGAATGCTGCTTTGAAGTCCGATCTCTTTATAGCTATGGGATCCTCCTTGATGGTTTACCCCGCCGCTCAGTTTCCAGTAATTGCAAAATCCTCAGGTGCCAGAGTCGCGATTGTCAACAGAGATGAAACTGGCCTTGATTACCTTGCCGACTACATATTCTCAGTTGAACTTGAAAGCTTTTCAGAGGAAGCTCTCAGACTTCTGGACGAAGAATCATGA
- a CDS encoding DUF4897 domain-containing protein, producing MKFNTLLIILVVVMVGMTAINMFMAFNNRLDIDTLSSTSNYSYDYEGRATLDIETEIIFNKPDQMTQFLEQYDKPQEEQLADFQESMTQFSESFDRLMLVESFQSTATVLSSNRVKVVEHAVIAGFAAVENGVVNTDMGDMEFDLTGDAYSLTISIPTDAKVINLDPAPTVAADGNEFIWTNTGKTIFPKIQFSRGE from the coding sequence ATGAAATTCAATACCCTTCTTATCATACTTGTTGTTGTCATGGTTGGAATGACCGCAATAAATATGTTTATGGCATTCAACAACAGGCTGGACATAGATACCCTGTCATCAACCAGCAACTATTCATATGACTACGAGGGACGGGCGACACTTGACATCGAGACAGAGATAATCTTCAATAAACCAGACCAGATGACTCAGTTTCTCGAGCAGTATGATAAGCCTCAGGAAGAACAACTGGCCGACTTTCAGGAATCGATGACTCAGTTTTCGGAAAGCTTCGACAGACTGATGTTAGTAGAGAGCTTCCAGTCAACGGCAACTGTTCTGAGTTCCAACAGAGTTAAAGTAGTCGAACATGCTGTTATCGCAGGCTTTGCAGCGGTTGAAAATGGTGTTGTTAATACCGACATGGGAGACATGGAGTTCGACCTTACAGGTGATGCCTATTCCTTAACAATTTCAATACCGACCGACGCAAAGGTAATTAATCTAGATCCAGCTCCAACCGTAGCCGCAGATGGAAATGAATTCATATGGACTAATACGGGCAAGACTATCTTCCCGAAGATTCAATTCTCGAGAGGTGAGTAG
- the trpS gene encoding tryptophan--tRNA ligase encodes MRILSGMRSTGRLHLGNFITLEKWKELQDQGNECFYFVANWHGLTSHIDETSSFYDWSLDIVRTYVSAGLDPEKSVLFIQSAIKEHAELFLYFSMLVSVSRLERVPTYKDQKEQITDRDLSSGGFLLYPVLQAADILMYLATGVPVGEDQIYHVELTREIARKFNNQFAEVFPEPEPILAKVPKLPGTDGRKMSKSYGNYILIDTDEKELWKMIAPMMTDPARMRRTDRGDPEKCPVWDYHKAFTTSDEEKRWVVEGCKTAGIGCIECKRLLHKNLVQRLSPVWEKLSHLKENSDELFEIIEDGNKKAREVAKGTMKRVIEATKLGW; translated from the coding sequence TTGCGAATTCTTAGCGGTATGCGGTCTACAGGCAGACTTCACCTCGGTAATTTTATCACTCTGGAGAAGTGGAAAGAACTGCAAGACCAAGGGAACGAATGCTTTTACTTTGTGGCTAACTGGCACGGACTTACTTCCCATATAGACGAAACCTCTTCTTTTTACGATTGGAGTCTTGATATAGTGAGAACATACGTTTCGGCAGGTCTCGACCCAGAGAAATCTGTTCTCTTCATTCAGTCTGCAATAAAGGAGCATGCAGAGCTCTTTCTTTATTTCTCGATGCTCGTATCGGTTTCAAGGCTTGAACGAGTACCCACTTACAAGGATCAAAAGGAACAGATAACAGACAGAGATCTTTCAAGCGGCGGATTCTTACTGTACCCTGTTCTTCAGGCCGCAGATATTCTAATGTATCTTGCCACAGGAGTTCCAGTCGGTGAGGATCAGATATATCACGTGGAGTTGACAAGGGAGATCGCCAGAAAATTCAACAATCAGTTTGCCGAGGTCTTCCCTGAGCCGGAACCGATTCTCGCAAAGGTTCCAAAGCTTCCCGGAACGGATGGCAGGAAGATGTCTAAGAGCTACGGAAACTATATCCTAATAGACACAGATGAGAAAGAGCTATGGAAAATGATAGCTCCAATGATGACCGATCCGGCAAGAATGAGAAGGACTGATCGGGGAGACCCTGAAAAATGCCCGGTCTGGGATTACCACAAAGCATTCACTACCTCTGATGAAGAAAAGAGATGGGTTGTTGAGGGTTGCAAGACGGCGGGAATCGGTTGCATCGAGTGCAAGAGACTTCTTCATAAGAATCTAGTTCAAAGGCTTTCTCCCGTCTGGGAAAAACTCTCTCATCTAAAAGAGAATTCAGATGAGCTTTTCGAAATAATCGAAGATGGCAATAAGAAAGCTAGAGAGGTTGCAAAAGGGACAATGAAAAGGGTTATTGAAGCAACGAAGTTGGGGTGGTGA
- a CDS encoding segregation and condensation protein A encodes MEQLELVFSFPEFEGPLDLLVFLVRKHRVDIRSIPITVIADEFITHVNKMKSLDMVVTSDFLVMASTLMEMKSKALLPRMSGGEAETFDNQRKELYRRVEEYKALKDLSKEFRVKLYDAYSYERATAKPTVDQKRKEDLPEELTEAFKAILKETVLRDRVYTIVSESINVEDRMLQIEQLYETIELYKFLMSLESRSEIIVSFLAVLELLKLNRYYLDTVEPLTLRRKAS; translated from the coding sequence ATGGAACAACTCGAACTGGTCTTCAGTTTCCCGGAATTTGAAGGACCGCTTGATCTACTGGTTTTTCTTGTTAGAAAACATCGGGTGGATATACGCTCAATTCCAATCACTGTCATAGCAGATGAGTTCATAACACACGTCAACAAGATGAAATCTCTGGACATGGTCGTCACATCTGATTTCCTCGTCATGGCTTCAACCCTTATGGAAATGAAGTCTAAAGCGCTTCTCCCAAGAATGAGTGGCGGCGAAGCCGAAACATTTGACAATCAGAGAAAGGAACTTTACAGGAGAGTAGAAGAGTATAAAGCTCTCAAGGACCTTTCCAAAGAATTTCGGGTCAAGCTCTACGATGCTTACAGCTACGAAAGAGCTACGGCAAAACCGACGGTCGATCAGAAAAGGAAGGAAGATCTCCCCGAGGAACTGACGGAGGCCTTCAAGGCTATCCTCAAAGAGACGGTTCTGAGAGATAGAGTCTATACGATTGTCTCGGAAAGTATCAACGTCGAAGATCGAATGCTTCAGATAGAGCAGCTATACGAGACGATAGAGCTATACAAATTTCTAATGAGTCTCGAAAGCAGGTCGGAAATCATCGTCTCCTTTCTTGCAGTACTTGAGCTGTTGAAATTGAACAGATACTATCTTGACACGGTAGAACCTCTAACTCTCAGGAGGAAGGCTTCGTGA
- the scpB gene encoding SMC-Scp complex subunit ScpB translates to MSEELTKKAIIEALIFSARSGIEPSRIAAITGMKLNQVMLLLEELEREYGGHEHGVMIKSVNGKLRFYTKASIQSFVSQISVRPLVSITDTQMESLAIVAVKGPLTRNDVELIRGRSSQGQLLELSKMGLISKRKSRLPGRPYLYKVTSRFYELFQVDDLKEIVNGLAFSKEEDDLETSRDNLSDNEHVEEKVDSSDSGRESESERPDRDLP, encoded by the coding sequence GTGAGCGAGGAACTGACAAAAAAGGCGATAATTGAAGCGCTGATATTCTCAGCAAGAAGCGGAATCGAGCCATCGAGAATCGCTGCGATCACGGGCATGAAACTAAACCAGGTAATGCTTCTCCTGGAGGAGCTGGAAAGAGAATACGGAGGTCATGAACACGGAGTTATGATCAAATCCGTCAACGGCAAACTCAGGTTCTATACTAAAGCCTCAATTCAGTCATTTGTAAGTCAGATATCTGTAAGACCTTTAGTAAGCATCACAGATACCCAGATGGAGTCCCTTGCGATAGTCGCGGTTAAGGGCCCGCTTACAAGAAACGATGTAGAACTTATAAGAGGTCGTTCCTCTCAGGGACAGCTCCTGGAGTTATCAAAAATGGGGCTCATAAGCAAGAGAAAATCTAGGCTACCTGGAAGGCCTTATCTCTACAAAGTTACCTCCCGTTTCTACGAGTTGTTCCAGGTCGATGATCTTAAGGAGATAGTAAACGGTTTGGCCTTCAGCAAGGAGGAAGATGATCTTGAAACTTCACGAGATAATCTCTCAGATAACGAACATGTCGAGGAGAAAGTCGACTCAAGCGATTCTGGACGGGAGAGTGAAAGTGAACGGCCGGATCGAGACTTACCCTAG